From the genome of Tripterygium wilfordii isolate XIE 37 chromosome 6, ASM1340144v1, whole genome shotgun sequence:
AAGCTAACCAACCGACCATATTCGGCAAGAGATGTTGTGGCTTTAAGGGGAAGCCTTAAACAAAGCTATGCATCTAATGAATTGGCCAAGAAACTCTGGAGAACACTCAAGACTCACCAGGCCAATGGAACTGCTTCAAGGACTTTTGGTGCACTTGATCCAGTCCAGGTGACTATGATGGCTAAACATTTGGACACAATTTATGTCTCTGGTTGGCAGTGCTCATCCACACATACCTCCACAAATGAACCAGGTCCAGACCTTGCTGATTACCCCTATGACACTGTCCCGAACAAGGTCGAGCACCTCTTTTTCGCGCAACAGTACCATGACAGGAAACAAAGAGAGGCAAGAATGAGCATGAGCCGCGAAGAGAGGGCTAGGACTCCCTATATTGATTATTTGAAACCAATCATTGCTGATGGGGATACTGGCTTTGGAGCCACTACAGCGACTGTTAAGCTGTGCAAGCTCTTTGTGGAGCGGGGGGCTGCTGGTGTTCACATTGAGGACCAGTCTTCTGTGACCAAAAAATGCGGTCACATGGCCGGAAAAGTACTCGTTGCTGTTAGTGAACATGTTAATAGGCTTGTAGCTGCAAGGTTACAGTTTGATGTGATGGGAACTGAGACGGTCTTGGTGGCAAGGACTGACGCGGTCGCGGCTACTTTGATCCAATCTAATGTGGATTATAGAGACCATCAGTTTATCTTGGGTGCCACAAATCCAAAAATTAGAGGGAAACACTTGGCTTCTCTTTTAGCAGAAGCAATGGCTGCAGGTAAAACAGGAGCTGAACTTCAAGCAATTGAGGACAATTGGCTTGCAATGGCGCAACTCAAGACATTCTCTGAATGTATTGTGGATGCAATCAAGAATATGAATGCTCCGGAGGATGAGAAGAGGAGGAGAATGAATGAGTGGATGAATCATTCAAGCTTTGATAAATGTTTGTCCAATGAGCAAGGAAGAGAAATCGCTGAAAGATTGGGACTTAAGAATCTGTTCTGGGACTGGGACTTGCCTAGAACCAGAGAAGGGTTTTATAGGTTCAAAGGATCTGTAATGGCTGCAGTCATTCGCGGCCGTGCTTTTGCTCCTCATGCTGACCTTATTTGGATGGAAACTGCTAGCCCAGACATGGATGAGTGCACCAACTTCGCTGAAGGCGTGAAATCTGTGCGTCCCGAAATCATGTTGGCATACAATCTCTCACCATCATTTAACTGGGATGCTTCAGGAATGACTGATAACCAAATGAGCGAGTTCATTCCTAGGATTGCTAAGTTGGGATATTGTTGGCAGTTCATAACTCTTGCAGGTTTCCATGCTGATGCACTAATCGTCGACACTTTTGCGAAAGACTTTTCCAGGAGGGGAATGCTGGCTTATGTTGAGAAGATCCAGAGAGAAGAAAGGATCAATGGGGTCGACACACTTGCTCATCAAAAATGGTCTGGCGCAAACTACTATGATAGGTATCTCAAGACTGTTCAGGGAGGCATATCTTCCACTGCTGCTATGGGAAAAGGCATGtcattttttctttccaatctTCCTATACATTGTATCTCAATACCAACCCAAATCAATACTTGTTTTAATTCTTTGAACTTGCAGGTGTGACTGAGGAGCAATTCAAGGAGAGTTGGACTAGGCCGGGAGCCACACAACTGGGTAATGACGGCAACACGGTTGTTGCCAAAGCAAGAATGTAGAAGGCCTAAACTCTTGAGTGTAAGGTCATTCCAGTTTCTAAATTATGGAACTGGAGGGTAAATAAAGTGTGGCAATAATAACGTAATAGGTGATTATGGTCAGTTTTTGGCCACATAGTACTCTTGATTACCAATTGGAAATTGTGTAATTCCACTTTAATTCCATTGTGGCTTTGAAGAGCTTTTGTTCTGCTTGGATTTTGAATCCCAGTTGCGGTAAAGATACTTCACTGGTGTCATGAGTTGAATTAGTTTATGGTTTAGGGGTTACTCAATTGCATCACTGTATGTTGACGAATAAGTTCAAACATAAGCAAAAAATGATCATCAAGGCAAAAGATACACAATTCTAATTTTCACTACAAATACGGGGTATAGATATAATGGGGTTTGGTTTGAGAATATTGGGGTGCAAATAAAGTTGGCATAGTCAGATAATCTCCCTTTACGAGTCCAATGAGCGGAATATGAGGCCTGGCTCAATAAGCCCAAACACTGGTCCCAAGGCACGAAGACGATGACGACCAGTCAAGTTGTTAAATAATGGCTCAAGCCCATGAACCTCCGTTACTTACTTCTCTCTCTCAGTCTCTTGTTACGTTATCAACTTATCATGGCCGACCAAAAGGTTCTAGTTAAGGGCCCAATCCGTTCATTTGGCCCATGGTTGATACATTTGTTTTCCTACGTCAAATATAGAAAGTTGTATTGTTGTCATGGAATATACATTTTGCGTTCACTGGATAATTGatccaagaataaaaagattAATGACGATCCATCTGTGTGAAGGAATTCAATCTGAGTAACACCTTAATTGAATTTGTTTGGGGAGTAATAAGTCCATCCTTAACAAAGAAAATGGAGTACACACCTTTTTTTGTTTGGGTGCAATTAGAACCACAAAGGTCAACTCCTTTactttctttatcatttttatttttcttcttgcaCGTTCATCCCCTCTCTCtcatgttcttcttttttttttaatttctttgggTTGCAACTGCCTTATATTAAGCGAAAAtgttaagcatcaaagtgttttttagttatcccaaatgttgagatggacgcacataaTCTATGTAAAATCGTGGGCCCCCATATGTTctacatgatccatatgaaatcgtataTGTCAATCTTAGTATTTAGAATAGCTGGGACAAAAAAACACTGAGATCCATAAAACCGACGTATATTAAGTTACACAACTCTCCATGGCCCACATAGCCCAAACCAAGATTCTAACACATTAATTATAGATGCCATTTTTTCTTGAATTATCATTAACAGTCATCAGTCCATGTTTCTCTGTTATATATAAATATCTCCTTTATTACAAAAAGCAACCCAGTTGGCCCTCTCAACCCCTCCAACTGCAAAGCCAACTAACattctttttcttgttcaatttgTTTTGATGGAGGAGGAGTCGTCATCTATGAATTCATCTATAAGCAAAGATGTTGTCTCTTCTAAGAGAATCACTCACAACTCTTGTGAAGAGAGTGGTTGGACAGCTTATTTTGAAGACTTATCAGATGATCATCAGCACAGTAATTTTTCCTCGTCAAACAGTCTTGGTAGCTCTTCTATGGTCTCTGATGCTTCTTCTCGTCCTGCACTTCTGAAATCATGCAAGGAACATGGCGTTGATAATGTTCCATATTCTTCAATGCCCAAGAAATTAAATTTCAAGAAATCAAGAGCTAAGGAGATTTCTCATGTTGATTTGGAAGACACTGCTAGCTCTCCTGTTAATAGTCCCAAGGTCATATTAATCTATcacttttcttaattaatttccCTTCTAATGTTTATAATTTTGCAAAACtgatttattggtatctttctgTTAGGTTAGCGATCCTAGACCGGCTGATTCTATGAATCCCAGAAAGGCAGATGACCATAATATGTGTAGTTCTCTGGTAAGAATTAATTAGTTGGTTTCTTTTTTACTATTTCATAGTCATTAATGAGAAATAGTTTTGAATGGTTTACCAAACAGAGCTTTATGGGATTGTAGGGTAAGGGAGGCACTTCAGAGGAATTTTCGGGTCTACAGGAAGGGACAACGTGTGAAACGAATAATGGCTACaaaaatttgaagaagaagggGCTGTGTTTGGTTCCTATGTCCTTTTTATTTAACTACCTTGGTTGAAACCTCGTTTtactttttattatatatatatatatatatatataaactgtcataacctatatatatgtaaaggataatgtttgagacccccaaaaagtgacctcaaaagaccccatttaatgtggagtgttggatgtgaagtgagtcatatatgtgtatttttaatcaatggccacatagatttgggggacgtTGCGATCATATTTTGGAAGTCTCTAGCATTGGTCATATgtaaatgtatatgtatattctcTCATCAGGCGATGATGATCCATGCATATATATTGTCAAACTCCATGTGTAATGAAAAATTCTATTTGTCAATGATGAGGACATTGTCTTCAATTTAAACCCAATCTCCCATCTTGTACATTTTGGcaacttttgttttcttaagTAAATGGAATGAGACTCGAACTTGAATACCACCAAGTATATATTTTAACCAACTCAATTGAGGAGTTGTTGGCGATTTGACGTACATATTGGCCACGATTATAAAATAAGACAAATTTTTAACCATGCTTGTATGTGAATGTCATTTTCACTTGGAAATTATAGTATTAAGTTAAATAAATACTTTTGAGTATTTAACAATAACTTTAGGCGTCCAACAATATGTATTAGAACACAAAATTATTGGGAATTAATGACAATCTAACTACACTAATCAAACAATGCACATCTAGTTTCTTACATTTCATTCGTTGACCCCAcacaacaattatgcaaataatTTATCCTATAATTATTATGCTAATccatattgcattaaaataaaattgtttgaTTGAATATCTTAAGTGGGtatgagaaatcaaagcaaAATCCTAAAGGATGTAAGGTTCCTTGTACCCTTAAGAATAGACAAATTAAAATATAGCAATgataagagagaaaataaggGGAAGCTAGATTGATGTTGTTTAAATAATGATTCTTTTCCACTTCTTGCAGGCCATTCATTTAAATTATTCAGAAAGAGCTGCCATGGAAAGACCCCTCCATGTGCACAAGCATTAAAGGCAGGTGATGAACTCACATAGAACCagactttatttttatttttttaatttaagaaCATTCAACTAAAATATATGTAACGGCCTCCTACACtacttcttcttgttgttgactatttctacattttttttctttaattaaagTAAGATTAAGATGTTGTTGCTGTTATGTTATTTTCCCCAGTATTGGCCTTTGCCGGTGTTAATTCAATCATGTTTAAAAGTATTGTCTACTTGATGCTAGCTGAATTGGGGTTCTATCCCCAAAGCTACGTTGGTCTTCATATTGTAAGGCAGAATTGATGGATTGTGTCAACTTTGGAATAAAACTGTCTGCTTATGTGCTGTTTTGATTAAACATTTGAAAAGTAAACTAATAGGAGACCTAATTAATTTGTTAACATCTAAACATGCATGATTAGACTGTGTGGGGTGCATATGAATTAGTTCTCTGTATGTAAAATTTTCAAGTCATCATCTTGAATAATATCACGAGAACATGATTTGATGTGCGGGGTAAATTAAATTGTTGATTAATTACAACAGGGGGGCGGTACGTGCCATAATCAAATCAAAAGTGGTAATTATTAAGATGGTTGGATTTGGGCAATAATACAAATTAACTTGTTTTGCTTGGATAGTTGGATAACCATTGTTGTCTAATCTCCATAACCAAATTCTGTGAACCCAAATGCCTTCtaaattaatcaaataattaGTGGCTCAAGTTAGGTAACCAATCACATAGTTAACGACCACCTATGATATGATTTCAACAATATTAATTGGCTATATATGTGGTGGTAGATAATATGTCATCTTAATAGAGTATTATCAAAAGATATTGAACAACCCATATGATCTATCATGATCATTAACGTCTATTTCATACCAGTAGTAGTCTAATCACCCCAAATCATACACTTCTTTCGGAGAGAGGGTTACAATTATTGTAGATACAAATCTCCCTAAACCATGACAAgtcatgcttctttttttttttttatgtgagcgaatatttttgtgtttataatgttataatataattgatttaaaaaaaagttaaattctaaattctaaatcataAATCCTAAACCTTAATCCgaaatcctaaatcctaatattttatttttcaaaaaaaaaaaggaaaaaaagtaaCATGATTTGGGAATGGTTATGGGGGGAATGGTAGCCCTTCTCATTCCCACTGCTCTAGATAAGCATCATTTGCCGTAAAATGAATGTCATTCTCTCttatatgattttatttacaTGATTTGTggttgcatatatatgtgtacttgcatcattaccttgtttGATTCAGCGATTGAAGATGTGTTTTTGCAATTATTTATAAGTTATCAATTTGCAAAATGAATATTGCCATTGTAGTCAACAACTTGAGAACAATACTTacaaattacattttttttccctacgaTAATGTGCAATTATTTATTGCAATGCAATTCACGTCTGCAATCACCATATCAAATGGACCCCGACTGTGACTGTAATTGTACATTTGTACTATATATTTGCACATGTTTGGCTTTACTTTTCAGAATATTTAATGCCAATTTATTAATACATACACAcacgtgtatgtatatatatatatatatatatatatatatatatatatatatatataaatgaatcaTGTCATACCCATAATGTTTCCCTTCTCATAGTGTACGAGTTACTCGTGTTTGTGTTTGGCGTGCATGGAGGATGTGGTAGAGAATGCATCGTGTTTGTGTTTGGCGTGTGGTAGAGAATGCAACTTCATGGATTAGTTAAATGGCTATCAAgtaagtgtgtgtatatagtaCATGAATAGCGATATAAGTATTATATAATGTGGAGGTGACAAAGCCACGGACGAGTGAATTAAAGTACTGACCATGACAATTGACAACCTACAAGTCACAGTGaatcccttcccttcccttgtGGTCCTATTGACTAGAGAGTAATGTTCTATATATCAGCCATATCATATGTACCAGAAAATTGAGGCACACCTTCCGATTAATAAGCTGGCTTGCACGAATTGAAAGAGAGTGTACCGCTGCAACCCTAAAATTAATGCTACCTCTGCGTGATTCACGGAGACCAGACAAAATGATGAAAATTCATCGGGTATTATTTCCATGGGCGAGAGAGAGTCCTGTTTTGGtttggactctttttttttcttttcttttatatatatatattgatcgactttttgagggaaaaaaaaaaactacgtaAACTAAACTCCCTTAAATTCTTAATCAACCCCATCCCCGTGAATGGAAATCTTGTGAAGAAGTTGGACTGGTACTGCTTTGGTTAGTTGCaataaaaaaagagtacaagTATTTTGGTATTGGCCGGCCACCAACAACCCGCTAATTAAACAAGAGATTTATTGGTTAATATAAGAGCATAAGATCGAAACCCGTATCTCTATTAgtgttttattaattattatattatgaGTACAGATAATCAAGAAGTGCAAGTTATGGTCGATGCTCCTATATATATCTGTATTTGTGTGTATACACCTATATTATATGAAAGCTAAGAGTCTAAGGCGGTTGATTTAGGTATGTTTAATTAGGTATGATTCTCAAAAATTCATTTGTAAATTTTGATTCCAATGTCCTTAATAAGTCAAACTTTTTTGGGTGATGGGTTGATAAATGTAAAGTgtatcctttctttctttcaatcaATAATTAATCATTAATTAACTGATCAATTGCATTTGGACCCATACGCAACACTTTTTGCACAAAAAATCGCATAAATCATTTTTGGTAATCAAAAATAACTAAGCAGACATACCCACTCAATAGTCCACTAAGTTCAAACTAGGGTTGGACTAGGCACATGCAAATTTGTTCAACAGGTTAATTAGAACGAGACCAAGCATATACCCCTTGAAAATAGCTGTTGCAGTTTAAAATCGAACTTTCGATTTCATACGACATTCTTTACGTACCAATTAAGTTATCCCGAAGTGATTATACAGTGAAAAACAGTTGAATATTTGACTTGCGTACATGGTACTGCCAATCTTTTTTGGCAGTCTATTCCATGCAGAGCTAAACGTCTAAATGCAGATTCAAGAAAGCACATGTTGTCCTTGACTAGTCATTAATGACTTTTTCGTATGTACGTACTTTTTGAAAAGTCAGCCCAATAGTCCCACTCATTTGATTTGAGCATCTTCTACCCTCAACCTGacatctctctctccctccccttTCCCCCTCTCATGTAAATGGCAGAATTAagcaaaataataattaattcatAAGAATTCCAATTCGATTATGCAAATGCAAAATATTAGAACTTGGGATTATCGATCTGATTATCATCTAATGGGACCAAATTGAGTATTTTTTCTTGATTAGTCGGCAGTAAGTGATCAACAAGCAATGCCGACAATTGAGTCAACAATGGCAATTAATGGAAGAACATATATACGGCACACACGATGACGATGAGATCAAATTAACCATATATAGAATCCAAGACCCATTTCAAAAATTGAGctcaattattatttaaatcatGATTTGATCAACACCAGACTTGGACTCAGCCTAATTAGACGAGACATGCGTGCATAAATCCGCTAGCTAATCAAGTTGTGCTCCCTTGTTTCTTCCAATAATGCTTAGCACAtgcctatcaaaaaaaataaaaaaataatgcttAGCACATATCTTTGACGGCTTCGTTACTGACTTTTAATAAAAGGAAATGCTAGTGTCATTAGGGCATTGAATAAATGACATCAAAGATACTTTGGAGTTTGAAAAACTCTATTCAAGAATTTtctattttaagttttaaaaattatgtgtGAGAGTGGCATTCACACATTGTATGTGTTGTGGTGAATCCTTAAGCATTACCTTTAGAGCACTTATTAACAAGATCCTTGAACCAATGAGAGGTGACTCCATTGGTAATTAATTGGGTTAGACGCAATTGCGCTCAATATTCGATTCCAACCAACAACGTATTTTTTGATGGTCACATGCATGTGAGCTTTGGCTTACATGTTGGGGTTTGTTAGTGGGCTGTGGTATGTTAGTGAGTCTTTGTGCACAAGGACTCGGCCCAAAATTTATCATGTTGGCACGTGGAAAACTTATGTGCGTATGAGTCTGTCAACCTGAGATTTATACTTACTCAGTTGTTGGACGGATATGTTGGGCTGGGTGtcccaattaaagaaaaaaaagacccTTGAATAAAAGAATGAAAGGATTATATGGTGCATGAACTATGAAGTGAACCAGTCAACTTTTGCTACATGCCTACATGGGTCGATGCGGCCCATTTGGGTTTAGCCCGCTTTGGACTTTTAATGTGGCTTCAGCCTTCAGTTCCCAGATATTCAGTCGGGCTGAAGAGCCCATTGGATACTTGCTGG
Proteins encoded in this window:
- the LOC120000797 gene encoding vascular-related unknown protein 4-like gives rise to the protein MEEESSSMNSSISKDVVSSKRITHNSCEESGWTAYFEDLSDDHQHSNFSSSNSLGSSSMVSDASSRPALLKSCKEHGVDNVPYSSMPKKLNFKKSRAKEISHVDLEDTASSPVNSPKVSDPRPADSMNPRKADDHNMCSSLGKGGTSEEFSGLQEGTTCETNNGYKNLKKKGLCLVPMSFLFNYLG
- the LOC120000940 gene encoding isocitrate lyase, coding for MAASFSVPSMIMEEEGRFEAEVAEVQAWWNSERFKLTNRPYSARDVVALRGSLKQSYASNELAKKLWRTLKTHQANGTASRTFGALDPVQVTMMAKHLDTIYVSGWQCSSTHTSTNEPGPDLADYPYDTVPNKVEHLFFAQQYHDRKQREARMSMSREERARTPYIDYLKPIIADGDTGFGATTATVKLCKLFVERGAAGVHIEDQSSVTKKCGHMAGKVLVAVSEHVNRLVAARLQFDVMGTETVLVARTDAVAATLIQSNVDYRDHQFILGATNPKIRGKHLASLLAEAMAAGKTGAELQAIEDNWLAMAQLKTFSECIVDAIKNMNAPEDEKRRRMNEWMNHSSFDKCLSNEQGREIAERLGLKNLFWDWDLPRTREGFYRFKGSVMAAVIRGRAFAPHADLIWMETASPDMDECTNFAEGVKSVRPEIMLAYNLSPSFNWDASGMTDNQMSEFIPRIAKLGYCWQFITLAGFHADALIVDTFAKDFSRRGMLAYVEKIQREERINGVDTLAHQKWSGANYYDRYLKTVQGGISSTAAMGKGVTEEQFKESWTRPGATQLGNDGNTVVAKARM